The Sulfitobacter faviae genome includes the window GCCAATCCAAACCGATCATGGAGTCTCTGATCAACGGGTTGGCTCCCCTGCCCGCCGATGCGCGCCAGTCGATTACCTTCGACCGCGGCACCGAGTTCTCGGCCTGGAAATATCTCAAGGCCGGGATCGGAGCGGATGCCTGGTTCTGTGACCCGCAAGCGCCCTATCAGAAAGGCACTGTTGAGAATACGAACAACAGGCTGCGTCGATACCTTCCAAGATCAACCGCACCGACGGCGCTGACAAATCGATATTTGAGGTCGATTTGCCACCGCCTCAACGCAACGCCGCGCAAGTGCCTTGGCTACCGGACGCCCGCTGAGGTCTTTGAAAGCAACCTGATGGAAATACAGAACCGGTTGGAGTAAAACGACATATCAAGAACTGCACTTCACCGTGAGTTCACAAGCCGCGTCCAACCGCCGCCCCCTCTGGCCGCTTGGCACAAAGCCGATTAGAAACGAGGGCGAAACCGGGGGAGCGAACCGTTGCAAAAGATCTTATTGCCCGAAAGACCCGACTGGCGCGCCCATGCGCAAGAGGTGGGCTTTACCTTTGCCGATATGCATGGCGAACCCTATTGGGACGAAACCTCGGCCTATGCGTTCTCGCTCACCCAGATCGAGAATGACATCGAAGACCCTTCGACCGAGCTTCACGCCATGTGCCGTGAAGCCGTGGCCGAGATCTTCGCCAGCGAAGAGTTGATGACCCGCCTCGCCATTCCAGATGCCCACTGCGACCTTGTGGCCGAGAGCTGGCGCCGGGGCGATCCTGAGGTCTATGGCCGTTTCGATTTGGCCTATGACGGCACGAACCCCGCCAAACTGTTGGAATATAACGCAGATACGCCGACCTCACTTTACGAAAGTGCGGCCTTTCAGTGGCAGTGGCTTGAGGACCAGTTGAAAGCGGGCGCACTGCCCGAAGGCACGGATCAGTTCAACGGCATTCATGAGGCGCTGGTCGCCCGTTTTGGCGATGTCTTCGAGCAGGACAGCGATCTGCATTTTACCGCCGTGGCCGACAACCCCGAAGACTACGGCACCGTCGAAGCCATGGGCTGGGCCGCACGCGAGGCGGGGCTGGGCGCGCATTACTGCGATCTCGATAAGATTGGGCTGAGCGACGATGGCCACTTCCTTGATGATCAAGACCGCCGCATTGCCGTCCTGTTCAAACTCTACCCTTGGGAAGACATGCTGCGCGACGACTACGCCGCCCATATCCAAGGCTCGGGCTGTCTGTTTCTGGAGCCTGCGTGGAAAGCGCTTTTGTCAAACAAGGGCCTCCTGCCCGTGCTGTGGCAGATGTTCGAAGGCCACCCCAATCTGCTGCCCGCGTTTTTCGAGGCTGATGTAGCCGATGCGCTCGCCGGGCGCGGCCCCGCCGCCCCCGCCTGCGCCGACGCCTTTGACCGGGCGGCGGCGGAACTGGCCGAGGCGCATGTGCGCAAGCCGATCCTCTCGCGCGAGGGGGCGTCGGTCACGATCCACCAATCTGGCAAGGTGATCGAACAGTCGCAGAACTCTGATTACGCCGAGCATCCGCGCATCGTGCAGGCCTATGCCCCGCTGCCCACCTTCGACGGCTTCCGCCCGGTGATCGGCTCTTGGATCGTGGGAGAGACCTGCGCGGGCATCGGCATCCGCGAAGACCGATCGCGCATCACGCAGGATTTGTCACGCTTCAAACCGCACTACATTCTGGCATAGCCCACCGCTCCGCCGCCCCTTGGCAGAAAGACGACCATCATGACCAAACGCTCGAAACGGGTTTCCATCGCCATCGTCGGCGCCGCCGCCTTCACCCTTGCTGGCTGTGAGGAAGAAAAGGTCGACGCCGCCGCCTTCCCCGACCTGCAAAGCTGTCTTGCCGATGCCGCGCGTGGCGGGATGTACAGCGAGCAGGAATGCGAAACCGCCTTTGACGCGGCGCAAACCCTCCATGTGGAATCCGCCCCGCGCTACGACAGTCTTGAGGTCTGCGAAGAGCAGCATGGCGAAGGCGCCTGCGGCTCCGAAGAGGCGGCGACCCAAGGCGGATCGGGTGGCATCTTCATGCCCCTGCTGGCGGGCTATCTGATCGGCAATATGATGAGCAACCGCGCCGGCATGGCGGCGGCGCAACCGCTTTACAAAACCTCCGATGGGCGCTTCACCAATGCGGCGCGCTCCAGCACCTATTCGACAAATCGCGGCGCGGCCAAGCTCAGCACCTCGCAATTTACCCGCCCCAGCACCACCATCGGCAAAACCCCGATGACCCGTGCCACCGCGGCATCGCGCGGCGGCTTTGGCCGGGCGGGCGGATCGCGCGGCTTTGGTGGCTGATCGGCGCTGACGCCTTACTTGCGGCGCAGCACCGCCGCGGCAAGGATCACGATCGCCAGCGACAGCACCGCCACCGCCCAGAAGGGATCGTTGCCATGGGGATGCACATGCGCGCCCTCATGCGCCGCCAACGGTGCGGCAAAGGTGGCGAGGGCGAATGTCAGTTTCTTCATCTCAATCTCCTTGATCTATCACGGTGGACCGGGCGGCCTTAGGCCAGCCCCAGAATCTCACGCGCCTGCTGCGCGGTGGCGACGGGGCGACCGGCCTCTGCGCAGATCTCGGCCGCGCGGGTCACGAGGGCGGCATTGGAGGGGGCGAGGGTCTGTTTGTCCAGCCGGATGTTATCCTCCAGCCCCGTGCGCAGATGGCCCCCGCGGCGGCGCACCATGCGTTCAACTCGGCCTGATGCCGCCCGATCCCGGCGGCGCACCACGGGATATCGCCGAAGAGCCGTTTGACGGTTTTGATATAGAAATCAAAAACCTCCCGATCCGCTGGCATGGCGTTTTTTACGCCCATGACGAATTGGATATAGGGCCGGGCCGGGATCTGGCCCGCCTCGGCCATCGCCTTGGCCTGTAGGATGTGGCTGAGGTCAAAGACTTCGATCTCGGGCAGCACGCTATAGGTCATCATCTCTTCCGCCAGCCAATCGACAAGCTCGGGTGGGTTCTCATAGACGCGATTGGGAAAGTTGTTCGACCCCACCGAAAGCGAGGCCATGTCGGGCCGCAGCGGCAACATCCCGCCCCGGTTCTTGCCCGCGCCCGAACGCCCACCGGTCGAGAATTGCACGATCATCCCGGGGCAATGGTCACGCAGCCCCTCTTGCAGCCGCGCGAAACGGTCGGGGTCCGCCGTGGGGGTGCCATCGGCGGTGCGCACATGGGCATGGCAGATCGTCGCCCCGGCCTCAAAGGCGGCATGGGTGCTTTCGATCTGTTCGCTAATGTCGATCGGCACTGCCGGGTTGTCGGCCTTGGTTGGCAGCGATCCGGTGATGGCCACGCAGATGATGGCAGGAGTATCGGTCATGGGTGTCCTCGGTTTTCTGGAAAATCAATCGGCGCTGTCGCGGGCAAGGGCGATGACACGGCGTAGCGCGGTCTCCGCCGCTGCGCTATCGTCCCCCTCGGGCCAGTCGTAGAACCCCTTGCCGCTGCGCTTGCCAAGCTGCCCCCGCTCGACCAATGCGGTGAGACTGGGCGAAGGGTCGTGCCGGTCGCAAAGGTCTGGGTAGAGGTATTCGGCGATGCTCAGATGGGTGCCCAGCCCGTTCAAATCGCGCTGGCGGAACGGGCCGGATAGCGCCATGCGCACGCCGACGGACCATTGCACGATCTCGTCAATTTCCGCCGGGCTGGCGACCCCTTGGTCCACCAGATGCAGACATTCGCGCATGATGGCATGTTGAATGCGATTGGCCACGAAACCAGGCGGCGCGTGATCGAGCCGCACGGGTCGCCGGTCCAGCCCGCGCAGTAGGGTCATGACCTCGGCACAAAGCCCTTCGGGCGCGTCTTCAGCTGCGACGACTTCGACGGCGGGGATTACATCGCCGGGGTTGAAGAAATGCGTGATCACGGCGCGTTCGGGCCGGGCCATATTCGCCGTCATCTCTTCCAACCTTAGGCCAGAGGTGTTGGACAAGATCGGCGCACCCTCCGGCACGGCCCCCTCCAAAGCGGCGAGCACACGGCGTTTCAGCGCGAGGTCTTCCGGCGCGCATTCCAATGCAACATCGGCCTGCCCTGCCTCCTCCAAGGCAGCGCAGGCGGTCGACCCCGGAACCGCGGTCAAAAATGCCTCCCGCGCGGCCTTGGTCGGGTCGACCGCTTGGACCCTCCAGCCGTGTTGGCCAAAGAGCCTGCCGATGGATTGGCCCATCGTGCCCGCCCCCACGATGATGATGCCTTTGGCCATGTGATCCCCCTCCCGGATATCAGTTGTTTACTTATCACCAGTGCGTAGTGATAAGTAAACAGCGAATAGGAAAAAGGATGCCGCCCCGTGACCCAAGACCCCTCTCCGCGCCATGCGCTCGTCACCGGCGGGGCGCGCAACATCGGCCTCGGCATCGCGCGCAGGCTGCGTGAAGATGGCTGGCGTGTCTTCGTCCTCGATATCGAAGAGCCCGAAGACCCAGCACTTCGGGCGGATGCGCAGCGGGTGGATCTGACGGACATCGCGGCGACCACGGCTGCCCTCCAACACAGCCTCGCGCAGGGGCCGGTCACCTGTCTGGTCAATAACGTTGGCATCGTGAAACCTGCGTCTTTCGACGCTGTCGCCCTCGACGATTTCGACCCCATCATGCATCTAAACCTGCGCACCAGCATTCTGGCGGCGAGACTGGTCGTGCCGGGGATGCGCGCGGCGGGGGCTGGGCGGATCGTGATGAACACCAGCCGCGTGACCAAGGGCAAGATCGACCGCACGCTCTATTCCGCAAGCAAGGGTGCGATCCAGTCGATGGCGCGGACTTGGGCGCTGGAGCTGGCGCGCGACGGGATCACCGTGAACTGCGTCGCCCCCGGCCCCATCGCCACAACCGCCTTTTGGGAGAACAACCCCGAAGACGCGCCGGAAACCCGCGCCATCGTCGATGCGGTGCCGATGGGCCGGATGGGAACACCTGAAGATGTGGCGCAGGCGGTGTCCTTCTTTGCCGATCCGCGCAGTGGCTTTATCACCGGGCAGACGGTCTTTGTCTGTGGTGGCACGGCGGTCGGGTAATCAGCCCTCGGGCGCGAGGGCCTCAAGCAACCTGCGTAGGACCGGATTGCGCGCATCGCGCAGATAGGCCAGCCCGATCCGGCTTTGCACCTTGGCGTCGCGGATCGGCAGGAAGGACACGCCCGCATCCTTCATCCGCGCGGCGGAGGCGGGGACGAAAGCCACCCCGAGACCCGCCGAGACGAAATTCACGATGGCGGTGAACTGCGGTGCGCGATGGGCCACGCGGGGGCGAAACCCGCATCGGCGCAGAGTTGATAGGCACAGGCGGCAAAGCCCATGTCGGGGCCAAGGTGGCTGAAGATGAAGC containing:
- a CDS encoding glutathionylspermidine synthase family protein, translating into MQKILLPERPDWRAHAQEVGFTFADMHGEPYWDETSAYAFSLTQIENDIEDPSTELHAMCREAVAEIFASEELMTRLAIPDAHCDLVAESWRRGDPEVYGRFDLAYDGTNPAKLLEYNADTPTSLYESAAFQWQWLEDQLKAGALPEGTDQFNGIHEALVARFGDVFEQDSDLHFTAVADNPEDYGTVEAMGWAAREAGLGAHYCDLDKIGLSDDGHFLDDQDRRIAVLFKLYPWEDMLRDDYAAHIQGSGCLFLEPAWKALLSNKGLLPVLWQMFEGHPNLLPAFFEADVADALAGRGPAAPACADAFDRAAAELAEAHVRKPILSREGASVTIHQSGKVIEQSQNSDYAEHPRIVQAYAPLPTFDGFRPVIGSWIVGETCAGIGIREDRSRITQDLSRFKPHYILA
- a CDS encoding DUF1190 domain-containing protein, with protein sequence MTKRSKRVSIAIVGAAAFTLAGCEEEKVDAAAFPDLQSCLADAARGGMYSEQECETAFDAAQTLHVESAPRYDSLEVCEEQHGEGACGSEEAATQGGSGGIFMPLLAGYLIGNMMSNRAGMAAAQPLYKTSDGRFTNAARSSTYSTNRGAAKLSTSQFTRPSTTIGKTPMTRATAASRGGFGRAGGSRGFGG
- a CDS encoding peptidase M23; its protein translation is MKKLTFALATFAAPLAAHEGAHVHPHGNDPFWAVAVLSLAIVILAAAVLRRK
- a CDS encoding 3-hydroxyacyl-CoA dehydrogenase NAD-binding domain-containing protein, with translation MAKGIIIVGAGTMGQSIGRLFGQHGWRVQAVDPTKAAREAFLTAVPGSTACAALEEAGQADVALECAPEDLALKRRVLAALEGAVPEGAPILSNTSGLRLEEMTANMARPERAVITHFFNPGDVIPAVEVVAAEDAPEGLCAEVMTLLRGLDRRPVRLDHAPPGFVANRIQHAIMRECLHLVDQGVASPAEIDEIVQWSVGVRMALSGPFRQRDLNGLGTHLSIAEYLYPDLCDRHDPSPSLTALVERGQLGKRSGKGFYDWPEGDDSAAAETALRRVIALARDSAD
- a CDS encoding SDR family NAD(P)-dependent oxidoreductase — protein: MTQDPSPRHALVTGGARNIGLGIARRLREDGWRVFVLDIEEPEDPALRADAQRVDLTDIAATTAALQHSLAQGPVTCLVNNVGIVKPASFDAVALDDFDPIMHLNLRTSILAARLVVPGMRAAGAGRIVMNTSRVTKGKIDRTLYSASKGAIQSMARTWALELARDGITVNCVAPGPIATTAFWENNPEDAPETRAIVDAVPMGRMGTPEDVAQAVSFFADPRSGFITGQTVFVCGGTAVG